The following are from one region of the Nicotiana tomentosiformis chromosome 7, ASM39032v3, whole genome shotgun sequence genome:
- the LOC104114782 gene encoding ribonuclease 3-like protein 3 isoform X1 — protein sequence MGSWLRSFFTPAVNWVFVQNIQKYGAVLNSFLLGILANEEATKKSLQDDKLQNIEEVQKIIGYHFNDQNLLWQAFTHPSYDRDCISYERLEYVGDSVLNLMITKQQFSKYPNLPPGLLSPLRAANVDTEKLARVAVKHSFHKYLRHGRPILTRRIQSFINALPEYPLHSHGLINAPKVLADVVESTLGAVFIDSNSSIDITWEVAKTLLEPIITPEILQTNPVKKLHETCQKHKLKVRVVDMWSHDGSFEVFIDNQLRGKGVCHVKKEIALNRAANKAYNEVIRMLSVDNMKIANT from the exons ATGGGATCTTGGCTACGTTCCTTTTTCACTCCAGCCGTGAATTGGGTCTTCGTTCAAAACATCCAGAAATACG GGGCTGTTTTGAATAGCTTCCTACTAGGCATCCTGGCAAACGAGGAGGCAACAAAAAAGTCATTGCAAGATGACAAATTACaaaatattgaagaagtacaGAAAATCATAGGGTACCACTTTAATGATCAGAATTTACTGTGGCAAGCTTTTACACATCCGTCGTATGACAGGGACTGTATATCTTATGAGCGGCTCGAGTATGTGGGTGACTCGGTTCTTAACCTTATGATTACAAAACAACAGTTTTCCAAGTATCCAAATCTTCCACCTGGGTTGTTGTCACCTCTACGTGCAGCAAATGTTGACACGGAGAAGCTTGCACGTGTTGCTGTTAAGCATAGCTTCCACAAGTATTTACGGCATGGAAGGCCTATCCTTACACGACGG ATTCAATCATTTATAAATGCTCTTCCAGAGTATCCATTGCATTCCCATGGATTGATAAATGCTCCAAAGGTGCTTGCTGATGTTGTTGAATCAACTTTAGGAGCAGTATTTATTGATAGCAATTCTTCAATTGACATTACCTGGGAG GTAGCGAAAACTCTATTAGAGCCCATAATTACACCGGAAATCCTTCAAACAAATCCGGTGAAGAAGCTCCACGAGACATGCCAGAAGCATAAACTTAAAGTTCGAGTAGTCGATATGTGGTCACATGATGGGAGTTTTGAAGTTTTTATTGACAATCAACTAAGGGGAAAAGGCGTTTGTCATGTAAAGAAAGAAATTGCATTGAACAGAGCAGCAAACAAGGCATATAATGAAGTTATTAGAATGCTTAGTGTTGACAATATGAAGATTGCTAATACTTAG
- the LOC104114782 gene encoding ribonuclease 3-like protein 3 isoform X2 — protein sequence MRRNNKLCFLLGILANEEATKKSLQDDKLQNIEEVQKIIGYHFNDQNLLWQAFTHPSYDRDCISYERLEYVGDSVLNLMITKQQFSKYPNLPPGLLSPLRAANVDTEKLARVAVKHSFHKYLRHGRPILTRRIQSFINALPEYPLHSHGLINAPKVLADVVESTLGAVFIDSNSSIDITWEVAKTLLEPIITPEILQTNPVKKLHETCQKHKLKVRVVDMWSHDGSFEVFIDNQLRGKGVCHVKKEIALNRAANKAYNEVIRMLSVDNMKIANT from the exons ATGAGAAGAAACAATAAACTATG CTTCCTACTAGGCATCCTGGCAAACGAGGAGGCAACAAAAAAGTCATTGCAAGATGACAAATTACaaaatattgaagaagtacaGAAAATCATAGGGTACCACTTTAATGATCAGAATTTACTGTGGCAAGCTTTTACACATCCGTCGTATGACAGGGACTGTATATCTTATGAGCGGCTCGAGTATGTGGGTGACTCGGTTCTTAACCTTATGATTACAAAACAACAGTTTTCCAAGTATCCAAATCTTCCACCTGGGTTGTTGTCACCTCTACGTGCAGCAAATGTTGACACGGAGAAGCTTGCACGTGTTGCTGTTAAGCATAGCTTCCACAAGTATTTACGGCATGGAAGGCCTATCCTTACACGACGG ATTCAATCATTTATAAATGCTCTTCCAGAGTATCCATTGCATTCCCATGGATTGATAAATGCTCCAAAGGTGCTTGCTGATGTTGTTGAATCAACTTTAGGAGCAGTATTTATTGATAGCAATTCTTCAATTGACATTACCTGGGAG GTAGCGAAAACTCTATTAGAGCCCATAATTACACCGGAAATCCTTCAAACAAATCCGGTGAAGAAGCTCCACGAGACATGCCAGAAGCATAAACTTAAAGTTCGAGTAGTCGATATGTGGTCACATGATGGGAGTTTTGAAGTTTTTATTGACAATCAACTAAGGGGAAAAGGCGTTTGTCATGTAAAGAAAGAAATTGCATTGAACAGAGCAGCAAACAAGGCATATAATGAAGTTATTAGAATGCTTAGTGTTGACAATATGAAGATTGCTAATACTTAG
- the LOC104114782 gene encoding ribonuclease 3-like protein 3 isoform X3 codes for MGSWLRSFFTPAVNWVFVQNIQKYGAVLNSFLLGILANEEATKKSLQDDKLQNIEEVQKIIGYHFNDQNLLWQAFTHPSYDRDCISYERLEYVGDSVLNLMITKQQFSKYPNLPPGLLSPLRAANVDTEKLARVAVKHSFHKYLRHGRPILTRRIQSFINALPEYPLHSHGLINAPKVLADVVESTLGAVFIDSNSSIDITWEVARS; via the exons ATGGGATCTTGGCTACGTTCCTTTTTCACTCCAGCCGTGAATTGGGTCTTCGTTCAAAACATCCAGAAATACG GGGCTGTTTTGAATAGCTTCCTACTAGGCATCCTGGCAAACGAGGAGGCAACAAAAAAGTCATTGCAAGATGACAAATTACaaaatattgaagaagtacaGAAAATCATAGGGTACCACTTTAATGATCAGAATTTACTGTGGCAAGCTTTTACACATCCGTCGTATGACAGGGACTGTATATCTTATGAGCGGCTCGAGTATGTGGGTGACTCGGTTCTTAACCTTATGATTACAAAACAACAGTTTTCCAAGTATCCAAATCTTCCACCTGGGTTGTTGTCACCTCTACGTGCAGCAAATGTTGACACGGAGAAGCTTGCACGTGTTGCTGTTAAGCATAGCTTCCACAAGTATTTACGGCATGGAAGGCCTATCCTTACACGACGG ATTCAATCATTTATAAATGCTCTTCCAGAGTATCCATTGCATTCCCATGGATTGATAAATGCTCCAAAGGTGCTTGCTGATGTTGTTGAATCAACTTTAGGAGCAGTATTTATTGATAGCAATTCTTCAATTGACATTACCTGGGAG GTTGCTAGGAGCTAA